AAGGTTCCTCCCAGCCTTAAATTAGACCACAGTTCTAGAAAGAGCACTTTCAGGAGTGGCTGAAGGAGCATTGCAGGGCTAGGGGTGGAAGGAGGTTTTGGACTTTGGGCAGAATTAGGAATCCTGCCACTTAGCAGCTATATGACTTAAGGCAAGTTACACAATcactctgagcctgtttcctctgtAATGTGGGGTTTGTAAACCATGACTCCTGGGTTGCGTGAGGATTCAGTGGGTCTTATGTGTGGAGGTGCTTTGTAGATTGCAAATCAATGTCCACCAAAGGGCAGTGGAAGAGTGCCATAATCCACACCCCTGTCCCCGAGTCAGCTCTGCAGTCTTCCTATGGGGTGACAGCACTGAGCAGTGCGGCAGCCAGTGagagtctgtgtgtgtctatTGGGGATGGACCCTGGGGTATGGTTAGGGTCGAACACTAGGCAGCATCAGTGTCAGTCTTAATACCCTTATGGTGGTCAGGACCCGTTCAGCTCCTTGATCATCTCCGGCCCTGAGTCCCAGGCTCCCTTGAAAGTTGGAcatgtctgcctgaccaggcggtggtgcagtggatagagcaggggtcaggaacctatggctcgcaagccagatgtggctcttttgatggctgcatctgactcgcagacaaatctttaataaaaaaaatagtaacataaaaatgtaaaacattctcatgtattacaatccattcatttcctaccgctcatgttcatggttgtgggtggctagagcccatcacagctgtcctccgggacaacaccaaatttttattgaataatgtgtaatgttacacgggtcattgtatggctctcacggaattacgttttaaaatatgtgatcttcatggctctctcagccaaaaaggttcctgacctctgggatagagcgttggactgggacacggagggcccaggttcgagacccccgaggtcgccagcttgagcgcgggctcatctggtttgagcaaaagctcaccagcttgagcccaaggttgctgacttgagcaaggggtcactcggtctgctgtagcccccggtcaaggcacatatgagaaagcaatcactgagaaactaaggagccgtaacaaagaattgatgcttctcatctctctccctttcagtctgtctgttcctctctctctctctcaaaaaaaaaaaaaaaaaaaaaaaaaaaaaagtcggacATGCCTGGTtctaaatcccagctctgcccagaCCAGCTCAGGGAATCAGTTGGTAAATATTTATGTCGCATCCATAGCCCAGGCCCTGGGGTCGAGATACAGCAGTAAACAAGACAGAAACAGTCCCTGCCCCTGAAGAGCCCACACTCCAGGGGGACACACTGTGAACAGCTAGTTGTGCAAGTAATTGATTGCAGTCATGATAAATACTgtgaagaggaaataaagaggGCTCTGAGAGtatgtggcaggggccagatcaaGGCAGAGGTGGGATAGAGTGGGGAGGTGGTCAGAGAGGGCCTTTCTGATAAAAGTTGAAGAGAGTTCAGCAAATGTTCCTTTTCCACATTCctgtcttctccctccctctgtctccttcttgAATCACAAGtctggagaagaaagagagagcccCATGGGAAAAAGCAGGGCTGAGAGCTCTATgtgcttcattcatttattcattcaatattttttgAAGCACACTTGTGGGCCACATGCTGATCAGGGTATTGGTAAATACACAGAAGTGAACAGGACAGAAATCCTTGCCCTCATGGTACTTAAAATCTTCCAGTAgatggtttcctcatctgtgaaaatgGGGATGATCATCATATCGATCTGAGGTTTGCAGGGAGTTAGATGAGATAATCCATATAAACACTGCTGAGGCCAGTGTTGGGCAACAGAGAAAGAGTCCCCAAAGAACTTCTGTTGTTGTTGACTCCCTGGTATGATTGCTAAACCTCTGACCTCAGACatttctctactttttctttaCAGCTTTTATCCCAGTAATAACTAAGTCATATTGATTATCTGATGTTTGTCTACCCAGTCCTTGTGCAAAGTAGGCACTCCATAAATAGTATGAATGGTGTTACTtcatctctgagcctccatttcttcatctacaaaatggggttATTAATAGCCCCTACCTCGCAGGATTGGTATGAAGAATTAGATGAAATGATGCCTGGACAGCTtccagcccagtgcctggcgTGCAGTAGGTGCTCACTAAACCTGAGCTGCGATGGTCCTTTCCAGGCGCTGTCCACACCCCGAGGCCTGGGCTCAGGCCGAAGTTGTTCCACAGCACccccagctgacagccagcaacTGGCAGAGCCCCCAGGCACGGGGGCCCTCTCTCTCCCAGGTCAGCCGGGTGTGTGCACTGGAGGGAACATCGAGGGAGCTGCGGGTGGGACCAGTGGGCAGGTGGACAGTGATTGGGCTGCGGCCACCAGACCACTCAGGTCTCCTGTTGCTTGTCTTATTGTCCACAGGGATCTCCAGTGTGACAGCCCAGGCGGCAGAGCCGAGGGTGAGTGGCTGGGGTTCCCTGGGAACCCTGGGGATGGGGCAAGAAGGAGAGAGGCCTTGCCCTTCATAGGAATTCCTGGCCATCTCCTTAAGTGTGATGGAGTGGTTGTCCTGCCCTGCTGATTTCTTCCCTCTCAGAGCCTGCTCCCCTTGAGCACATAGCCAGGGTCTGGAAGGGGGTGAGCTGTCAGTGGAACTGGGGCTTGTGAGGGGTTCATGGTGCATGTGGTTGTTCAGGAAAAGCTGGGGGTCAACAAGTAAATTGGACTTGGAGAAGGGACTTAAAGAGAGGGGTGCAGGGCTTATTAAAGATATGGGAAACTGATGAGGACTTGCATATTCAGTGAGAGACCTCCTGCCTGTCCTACCCGGTAGGTCCTGGTCCCGGCTTCTCGCATCCTCATGTCAGCCCTGGCCCCGCCCGGTGGCCCTAGGAGGACAAGGTCAGGATGCGTGTGAAGCCCCAGGGCCTGGTGGTGACTTCCAGTGCCGTGTGCAGCTCTCCTGACTACCTCCGGGAGCCCAAGTACTACCCCAGCGGCCCCCCTACCCCCCGGCCCTTGCTTCCCACTCGGCCCCCTGCCAGCCCACCTGACAAGGCCTTCTCCCATACCTTCTCTGAGAACCCACGCCCACCCCCACGCCGGGACCCCAGCACCCGGCGCCCACCAGTCCTTGCCAAGGGGCACAGCCCGCTGCCCCCTCGGGCAGCCCGTCCAGTCTCACAACCCCACTCCCCCATACCTGCCGAAGACAGCAGCAGCTCCCAACATTGCTGGGACAACGGGCGGGTGAACCTGCGTCCAGTGGTGCAACTGATTGACATCATGAAGGACCTGACTCGGCTCTCCCAGGACCTGCAGCACAGTGGCGTGCACCTGGACTGTGGTGGGCTCCGGCTCAGCCGcccgcctgccccgccccctggTGACCTTCAGTACAGCTTCTTTTCCTCCCCCAGTCTGGCCAACAGCATCCGAAGCCCTGAGGAGCGGGCCACCCCCCACTCCAAGTCTGAGCGGCCCAGCCACCCCCTCTacgagcctgagcctgagcctagGGACAGTCCTCAGCCCAGCCAAGGCCATAGTCCTGGAGCCACGGCCGCAGCCACTGGTCTGCCCCCAGAGCCTGAGCCAGAAGGCCCTGATTACTCAGAACTCGCTGATGCTGACATCCTAAGTGAGCTAGCATCCCTTACCTGCCCCGATGCCCAGCTGCTGGAGGCCCAGGCCCTTGAGCCTCCATCGCCTGAGCCAGAGCCTCAGCTCCTGGATCCCCAGCCCCGCTTCCTGGACCCACAGGCACTAGAGCCACTTGGGGAAGCTTTGGAGCTACCACCGCTGCAACCTCTTGCCGATCCTTTAGGGTTGCCAAACCTGGCTCTCCAGGCCCTGGACACCCTGCCCGACTCCCTGGAGTCACAGTTGCTTGACCCTCAGGGACTTGACCCCCTGCCCAAGTTGCTTGATGTCCCCGGCCGTCATCTGGAGCCCCAGCAGCCCCTAGGGCCCTGCCAACTGGCTGAGCCCTTGCGCCTAGACTTGTGCTCACCTCATGGCCCCCCTGGGCCTGAGGGTCTCCCCAAGTACGCCTTACGGCGCACTGATAGGCCAAAGATTCTGTGTCGCCGGCGGAAAGCCGGTCGGGGGCGCAAGGCAGACACCGGACCAGAGGGCCGCCTGCTGCCCCTGCCTATGCCCACAGGACTGGCAGCCGCCCTGGCTGAGCCTCCCCCCCCGccgcctcccccacctcctgccctgccaggcccaggcccagtcCCAGTCCCAGAGCTGGAGCCGGAATCTTCCCAGACCCCAGTGCTTCTTAACCGCAAAAGCAAGTGCCGGGGCGTGCGGCGCATGGTGGTGAAGATGGCCAAAATCCCTGTATCACTGGGACGGCGGAACAAGACCACATACAAGGTGTCGTCCTTGAGCAGCAGCCTGAGCGTGGAGGGCAAGGAGCTGGGCCTGCGTGTGTCAGCAGAGCCCACCCCACTGCTGAAGATGAAGAACAATGGACGGAACGTGGTGGTGGTCTTCCCACCTGGCGAGATGCCTATTATTCTTAAACGTAAGCGGGGCCGCCCTCCTAAGAACCTACTGTTGGGTCCTGGCAAGCCCAAGGAGCCAGCCATGGTGGCAGCCGAGGCAGCCACTGTAGCAGCAGCCACCATGGCCATGCCGGAGGTGAAGAAACGGCGGCGGCGGAAGCAGAAGCTGGCATCTCCCCAGCCGTCCTACGCAGCAGACGCCAATGACAGCAAGGCCGAGTACTCAGATGTCCTCGCCAAGCTGGCCTTCCTGAACCGCCAGAGCCAGTGTGCCGGGCGCTGCTCACCACCCCGCTGCTGGACACCTAGTGAGCCTGAGTCCGTGCATCAGGCTCCCGACACCCAGAGTATCTCCCACTTCCTGCATCGTGTGCAGGGCTTCCGGCGGCGTGGTGGCAAAGCAGGCGGGTTtgggggccggggtgggggccATGCGGCCAAGGCAGCCCGGTGCTCCTTCAGTGACTTCTTtgagggcatcggcaagaaaaagaAGGTGGTGGCAGTGACAGCTTCAGGAGTGGGGGGCCCCGGCCTCACTGACTTGGGGCATCCCCGCAAACGGGGCCGGGGTGAGGtggatgccctgactgggaagccCAAGCGCAAGAGGCGGTCCCGGAAGAATGGGACTCTGTTCCCAGAGCAGGTGCCCAGCGGCCCGGGCTTTGGGGAGGCAGGCGCTGAGTGGGCCGGGGACAAGGGTGGTGGCTGGGCCCCTCACCATGGGCACCCAGGTGGGCAGGCTGGCCGAAACTGTGGTTTCCAGGGGGCTGAGGCCCGGGCTTTTGCCTCTGCTGGGCTAGAGAGTGGGGCTTCAGGTCGTGGCAGCTACTATAGCACGGGCACCCCTGCGGGCCAGGCCGAGCTCAGCCAGGAGCGCCAAAACCTCTTCACTGGCTATTTTCGTTCCCTGCTCGATTCGGATGACTCCTCCGACCTCTTGGACTTTGCCCTCTCAGCCTCACGTCCCGAGTCCCGGAAGGCATCGGGTACCTACACAGGGCCCCCCACCAGTGCCCTGCCTGCCCAGCGGGGCCTGTCCGCCTTTCCCAGCCGGGGAGCCAAGGCCAGCCCCGTGGCAGTGGGCAGCAGTGGGGCTGGGGCGGACCCCCCTTTCCAGCCTGTTCTGTCCGCTCGCCAGACCTTCCCGCCGGGACGGGCAGGGAGCTATGGGATAACCCCAGCCACTTCAGACTGCCGGGCAGCTGAGACCTTTCCTAAGTTGGCTCCCCTATCTTCAGCGGTAGCCCGTTCGcctaccacccacccacccaccaacacTTACACCCCCCAGTATGGTGGCTATGGGGCTGGACAGAGTGTATTCGCCCCAGCAAAGCCCTTTACAGGCCAGGACTGTGCTAATAGCAAAGACTGTAGCTTTGCCTATGGCAGTGGCAGCAGCCTGCCTGCCTCACCCAGCAGCGCCCACAGTGCTGGCTATGCCCCACCGCCTACCGGTGGCCCCTGCCTGCCACCAAGTAAGGCCTCCTTCTTCAATGGCTCTgagggggctgccttctctggtTCAGCCCCCACACCCCTGCGCTGTGACAGCCGGGCCAGCACCGTCTCGCCTGGCGGCTACATGGTACCCAAGGGCACCACAGCCTCTGCCACCTCCGCTGcctctgctgcctcctcctcttcctcctccttccagccCTCACCTGAAAACTGTCGGCAGTTTGTGGGGGCTTCTCAGTGGCCTTTCCGGCAGGGCTATGGAGGCCTGGACTGGGCCTCAGAGGCCTTCAGTCAGCTCTACAATCCTGGTTTCGACTGCCATGTCAGCGAGCCCAACGTAATCCTGGACATCTCCAACTACACACCGCAGAAGGTGAAGCAGCAGACGGCTGTGTCCGAGACCTTCTCCGAGTCGTCCTCTGACAGCACCCAGTTCAATCAGCCAGTCGGTGGTGGTTTCAGGCGTGCCAACAGTGAGGCCTCGAGCAGTGAGGGCCAGTCAAGCCTGTCCAGCCTGGAGAAACTCATGATGGACTGGAACGAGGCATCATCTGCCCCTGGCTACAACTGGAACCAGAGCGTCCTCTTCCAGAGCAGCTCCAAGCCAGGCCGTGGACGGCGGAAGAAAGTCGACCTGTTCGAGGCCTCACATCTGGGCTTCCCATCATCTGCCTCAGCCACTGCCTCTGGCTACCCATCCAAACGGAACACAGGGCCCCGGCAGCCACGGGGTGGACGGGGCGGCGGGGCCTGCTCCGCAAAGAAGGAGCGGGGCGGTGCAGCAGCCAAAGCCAAGTTTATCCCCAAGCCACAACCAGTGAACCCGCTGTTCCAGGACAGCCCAGACCTCGGCCTGGACTACTACAGTGGGGACAGCAGCATGTCACCGCTGCCCTCACAGTCGAGGGCCTTTGGCGTGGGTGAGAGAGACCCCTGTGACTTCATGGGACCTTACTCCATGAACCCATCCACGCCATCTGATGGCACCTTCGGCCAAGGCTTTCACTGCGACTCACCCAGCCTGGGTGCCCCCGAATTGGATGGCAAGCATTTCCCACCACTGGCCCACCCACCCACAGTGTTTGATGCTGGCCTGCAGAAGGCATACTCACCCACCTGCTCACCCACACTGGGCTTCAAAGAAGAGCTGCGGCCACCACCCACAAAACTGGCTGCCTGTGAACCCCTCAAGCATGGACTCCAGGGGGCCAGCCTGGGCCATGCAGCTGCAGCCCAGGCCCACCTGAGTTGTCGAGACCTGCCACTGGGCCAGCCCCACTATGACTCCCCCAGCTGTAAGGGCACAGCATATTGGTACCCACCAGGCTCAGCAGCACGCAGCCCACCCTATGAAGGCAAGGTGGGTACAGGGCTGCTAGCTGACTTCCTGGGCAGGACGGAGGCCGCGTGCCTCAGTGCCCCACACCTGGCTAGCCCACCAGCCACGCCCAAGGCCGACAAGGAGCCACTGGAGATGGGCCGGCCACCTGGCCCACCCCGTGGCCCTGCTGCAGCTGCTGTTGGCTATGGCTGCCCACTCCTTAGTGACTTGACCCTGTCCCCTGTGCCGAGGGACTCACTGCTGCCTCTGCAGGATACTGCCTACAGGTATCCAGGCTTTATGCCACAGGCACATCCTGGCCTAGGTGGGGGCCCCAAGAGCAGCTTTCTGGGGCCCATGGCGGAGCCTCACCCTGAGGACACATTCACCGTCACCTCCCTGTAGTGCCAACTGAAGTGCCGACTGGACCTCGAGGTTTTGTTCCTGGGTGAGTCTGGAGTGTGGGTACAGTGGGaaaggcctggggggggggagtcgGGGAGGGATGAGAACATTGGAGTTAGAGCCTGGCCAAGGGGAAGAGTTATAGTGATAAGCAGGAAGGATTTAAGGACAATACTGGGGACCTGAAAAAAGGAGTTGGGATTCAGGAAGAAGTCCAGGATAAGATGTTGGGGACAGTTTTATGGAGATGGGTTGCTTGGGTGGGGAACCCAGCATGGGGCTTGGATGTTATTGAAATGGCTGGAGAACCGTAGACTGGACGGTCTCATCTAGTTTGGTTCATCAAGCATTTATCTCTCATTTATGCTAGGTCCTTGACAGGCACCACCTGAGTCCCAGGAAACAGTCCCACTTGACCTTGTCTAAGGGATGGCGTTCAAATTGCTCTGTGAAGGGTGAAGCAGGTTGCGTAATTATCGGTGGGGACCCATTCAGGGTACCAACCCTGACGGACTCCTCCATTTCCTTGTAAGCTTCCCTTAGTCCAAGATGCAAAGTGGCAAGGGCCAGACTAAAGGTGTGGCCAGTATGTCCAGTCATATACTCTGCAAGGACTTGACAAAATGGCCCAGCGTATCCTTTCCTGGTTGCCACAGTAACCCCAAAGGctgtttttcaatatttttggcCCGAGGGAGGTTGAGTGTGGTCAGGCATGTGGGGTAGGAACCCAGAAGTGAAGGGGGGCTGGGAACCCTGCTGCGCCCCTGTCAGGGTCTACCCCCAGGTGGGATGTTTCCAGCTAGAAAAAGCCAGTCCCTTTCCTGAATCCAGATGCTGTTCTAAAGGTTCAGATAAATACTGTTAGGTACTTAGATGTTTTTATCAGGCACTGTGACCTCAGTAATTAAGAGTCACAGTTTTTTAATATTCTCAAGACTTTGtgttttagaaaaggaaaaataaaagaggaaaaatgtcCCACAAGTGGTAAAAGGGGAGGAGGTTGGAGAAATCATTTACTTGGTGAACAGCCTGCTCCGGAAATACAGACACAACAGGCCCAGCAGAGCCCGCTTTTGAACAACAGGCCTGTTCCGGAATTGGTTCAGATGCAGCGGGTATTGTTGGAGTGCCTGGGGAGCCTGTTTGAGCCCCTCGCCCTtcacctctgctgctgctgctgctgaagcAGCCTCCTGGGAGTGTCTCTTCCTGGAGACGGACTAGCAGGGCTCCTGGAAAGCCCCATCCCTGATCTGAGGAAGCCATTCAAGGCCAGGGTGACCCAGGGTCCTGAAGTCGTGTCAGAGGAAACTTATGACCCCCTCTCTGCTTGACCA
The Saccopteryx bilineata isolate mSacBil1 chromosome 3, mSacBil1_pri_phased_curated, whole genome shotgun sequence DNA segment above includes these coding regions:
- the AHDC1 gene encoding transcription factor Gibbin, translating into MRVKPQGLVVTSSAVCSSPDYLREPKYYPSGPPTPRPLLPTRPPASPPDKAFSHTFSENPRPPPRRDPSTRRPPVLAKGHSPLPPRAARPVSQPHSPIPAEDSSSSQHCWDNGRVNLRPVVQLIDIMKDLTRLSQDLQHSGVHLDCGGLRLSRPPAPPPGDLQYSFFSSPSLANSIRSPEERATPHSKSERPSHPLYEPEPEPRDSPQPSQGHSPGATAAATGLPPEPEPEGPDYSELADADILSELASLTCPDAQLLEAQALEPPSPEPEPQLLDPQPRFLDPQALEPLGEALELPPLQPLADPLGLPNLALQALDTLPDSLESQLLDPQGLDPLPKLLDVPGRHLEPQQPLGPCQLAEPLRLDLCSPHGPPGPEGLPKYALRRTDRPKILCRRRKAGRGRKADTGPEGRLLPLPMPTGLAAALAEPPPPPPPPPPALPGPGPVPVPELEPESSQTPVLLNRKSKCRGVRRMVVKMAKIPVSLGRRNKTTYKVSSLSSSLSVEGKELGLRVSAEPTPLLKMKNNGRNVVVVFPPGEMPIILKRKRGRPPKNLLLGPGKPKEPAMVAAEAATVAAATMAMPEVKKRRRRKQKLASPQPSYAADANDSKAEYSDVLAKLAFLNRQSQCAGRCSPPRCWTPSEPESVHQAPDTQSISHFLHRVQGFRRRGGKAGGFGGRGGGHAAKAARCSFSDFFEGIGKKKKVVAVTASGVGGPGLTDLGHPRKRGRGEVDALTGKPKRKRRSRKNGTLFPEQVPSGPGFGEAGAEWAGDKGGGWAPHHGHPGGQAGRNCGFQGAEARAFASAGLESGASGRGSYYSTGTPAGQAELSQERQNLFTGYFRSLLDSDDSSDLLDFALSASRPESRKASGTYTGPPTSALPAQRGLSAFPSRGAKASPVAVGSSGAGADPPFQPVLSARQTFPPGRAGSYGITPATSDCRAAETFPKLAPLSSAVARSPTTHPPTNTYTPQYGGYGAGQSVFAPAKPFTGQDCANSKDCSFAYGSGSSLPASPSSAHSAGYAPPPTGGPCLPPSKASFFNGSEGAAFSGSAPTPLRCDSRASTVSPGGYMVPKGTTASATSAASAASSSSSSFQPSPENCRQFVGASQWPFRQGYGGLDWASEAFSQLYNPGFDCHVSEPNVILDISNYTPQKVKQQTAVSETFSESSSDSTQFNQPVGGGFRRANSEASSSEGQSSLSSLEKLMMDWNEASSAPGYNWNQSVLFQSSSKPGRGRRKKVDLFEASHLGFPSSASATASGYPSKRNTGPRQPRGGRGGGACSAKKERGGAAAKAKFIPKPQPVNPLFQDSPDLGLDYYSGDSSMSPLPSQSRAFGVGERDPCDFMGPYSMNPSTPSDGTFGQGFHCDSPSLGAPELDGKHFPPLAHPPTVFDAGLQKAYSPTCSPTLGFKEELRPPPTKLAACEPLKHGLQGASLGHAAAAQAHLSCRDLPLGQPHYDSPSCKGTAYWYPPGSAARSPPYEGKVGTGLLADFLGRTEAACLSAPHLASPPATPKADKEPLEMGRPPGPPRGPAAAAVGYGCPLLSDLTLSPVPRDSLLPLQDTAYRYPGFMPQAHPGLGGGPKSSFLGPMAEPHPEDTFTVTSL